A region of the Pricia mediterranea genome:
TCTCATTTTAATTCTAATCGGAATTTACCACTTGATTTTAAAATGATTTTGGGGTCGGGGTTGTCAGCAACGCTTGTACTATCGCCCCGATTTCTGGCCGTAACCCGAATGCTGGAGGTGTTTTTAATGATGTTTATGCTTTTACCTGCACTGCCGTACGCTATATCTACTTGCTGATTCACCATACCCGCTTCAGATTCGATCCGCTCCGTATCGAGCACATTCCCGTTCACATCCAACAACTCTACGAAAACATCGACCGGTTTGCTGGTCGTATTCTGTACAATATAAGTAACCGTACCATCGAGTACCCTTTCCGCAAAGAGATCTGCGCTAAAAGCATTAAAGTCGAAATTTCTTGTAATCACGTCGGCATTGCCCGCGGCATTGACAAAAGATTCCGGGGCCTCGATATACAAGATACTAGCTTCGACCTCAGGGTTCGCCTGTAGTTCGTCGTACTGGTCGAAATCTTGCTCCTCAATACAGGAAACAAAGACCGAAAAGCCGGTTAAAACAGTTAATAAAAGTTTGATGCTACTTTTCATTCCATAATCCTTTAACGCCCCATGCCTTGTGCACAGTACGTTTACCCCTATAACTGCATATTAGTGATTTTATTTCGTTCGGACTGTTAATCAGTATGTCATTTCGGGATGACGCTTGCTATCCTCGGTAAAATACAGTGATTGTCTGGAGCAATTATAAGAATAATTACGGCATTTCGAAGTGTATTCCACAACAATTAAGTAGCGTAATACTTACGGACTATTGATTGTAACGCTCCAACACGGTCTCGTACAAGTCCATCCAATCGACCTTATGATCGTTACCCAGAAGTTCGTTGGAAAAAACCGTTACAAAATTGCCGTTTACCTTCTTGACTTCTTTATTAAGGGTTTCCATACGCTTTAAAACCGCATCGCGACCGCCGACACTGGTAAAGGCGTAATCGTGAAATGTAAAGGGATGGATGCGTATGGGCTGTTGTATTTCAAGGTTCATATCGTAAAAGTAGAACGGGGTACAGGTACCGGCACGGAACCCAGGTTCATTGGTGTACCCCATGGTATAGTCGTCACTGAAACCCGCTTCGATCAGGGTGCGGTACGTATCCGGCAAATGGGTTCGGTTATAGCGCATGCGGCAAGTATCTATCGGGCGGTTGATTACGCCGCTCAGCCGCTTCTTCTCCTTTTTTAAGAGATTAAAATCAGAAAAGGAACTGTAGGAGGCGGCCAGGGCCACTATGCTGTAATCGGCAATAGACTTGATTAGAAACCGGAACTTATTACTGTTCGGGGAAACGTTCTTGTCATACGTGGAATAGGTCGCGAACTGGAAAAAAAATATGCTTTTGATCTTGAACTTTTTATGCAGTTCGACCAGGGAGTCAAAATTATCGTACGGATCTCTCTTAGGATACAACCACACCTTGACTCGTTCTGCCACCCGGCTGAATTTCAAGGATGCCAAATCATACAACAGCCCAGAGACACCTCTTACAAAACCTCTATAGGCAAAGGCATGGGATGTGTTGACATCGATAAGGGATGTATAGGTATAGTATCTGGATTTACGCTCCAAATCCGGAAACTTTACTTTGAGGGCTTCCAGAAATTTAAAAGCCCAGATGTCAACTACCGGCGATTGTAGAAACACATGTTTATAGGCGAGGCTTTCTTTGGGGGGAAATCGCCCGTGATGATCTTTCACATGGGGAAGGTACTCCTCATAGCGGCTTATCAGATAAAAACTGGCCGAAAAAATATCAAAGGGGATGCTGCTGCGGTCCCCGGCATCGAAGAAACAAGGAACCCCGTCCCATTCGGAAATCTTGATCTCAAAATCGTTGATGCCCTGCTCGAACAGCAAATCGTTGCTCCGAATAAAGAATTCGTTCTGGAGCGGTTGTTTAGTGTAAGTGATTTTTGGTCCGGCGTGCTTTATAAAGTCCTCTACCTTAGTAGTAAAGGTGATTTTGAGACCTAAGATACGGGTGAACACCTGCTTCATGGTGTACGTGAAGCGAGGCGTGATTTTATGGGTGTAGATTAATAGCATTGTTCTTCAAAATTCAAAAGTACAAATAGTTTGGGGAGTGGGGGGTAATCTTTAGTCATTAGACTTTAGACGTTAACTGAGGCTTGGGGATGGGAGCGGGATGAGGATGGGCTCCCGCTGAAGTTGGGTCGAGTTCGGGTCTGGACCGGGTTGGACGGGTGTTAGGATCGAAAAAGGGTGGAGTTACAGCCCGGAGATGTGAAAAAGAAGAAGGGCCGAGGTTCGCATGAGGTTGGACCGGAATCGGGATGCAGCGTGGAATCGGAAGACGAGGGTAAGCCAGTGTCAGTATAGCGGCGAAATGGGATTGCAGGAAAAGGGGTCTCGAGGTCGGATTGGGTTTTTGTGCATTCCCAAAAAGGAAGAACCCCCAACAATCTTCACAGCACCCCTTCGTCCGCAAAGCTAAAATAGTCTTTTTCGGTAACGATGATATGATCCAAAACAGTAATGTCCAACGTCAAGGCGGCTCCTTTCAATTTAGCGGTGACGTCTCGATCTCCTTTACTCGGCCTCAGGGTTCCCGAGGGATGGTTATGGGCCAGCACCAAGGCTACTGCTCCATGTTCAAGAGCTTGTCGCATGGCAAGGCGCACATCGACCAAGGTGCTTGTGAGTCCGCCTTTGCTGAGCGAGGCCAGATGCAATACCTTATTCGCATTGTTCAGATAGAGGATCCAGAACTCTTCGTGCTCGAGATCCCCGATTCGGGGCCGCAATAGCTCAAAGGCGTCCCGACTACTGTTGATCTTGGTTATTTTTTTGATCGCCTCTCCCCTTCTCCGCCTGCCGATTTCAAGTCCCGCAATTATGCTGATCGCTTTTGCCTCCCCGATGCCCTTAAAGACCTTCAATTGCTTTATGCTGAGTTTGCCCAGTTCGTTCAGATTGTTATCGACCCCTGCCAATATCCTTTTCGACAGGGCCACCGCACTTTCGTTCCTGCTTCCCGACCCGATCAAGATGGCGATCAGTTCGGCATCCGATAGGGCGGACTTCCCTTTTTGAACTAATTTTTCGCGCGGTTTGTCGTCATCGGACCAATATTTTATGGAGAAGGATGAGCGTTTTTCCTGCATAATTTAAAAAGGGTTAACCGTGAAGTGGTACTGGTTAACGTCTTCCCCAGGATATTTATTACAAAATATGGTTCCGAATTACTATGAATTGGCCCATAAACCTATACACCCTTAAACCGATAAGGTCATTTCACTGCCCCTCCGACCGCCTCCAGATCCAAGCCTCCATAGTTACCCGAGCTCATGAGCAGCAGCACGGAGTTCTTATAATCCTGTTCGAAAATGAAATCCTTGAAGGCCGTAGCATCCGTAAAGATGCGCAGGTCCTTACGCTCGAAGGCCTCGGATATCTGTTCGGGGGAGACGGGATCCAGCTTTTTTATGGCGACGGATTCCGGTAGATAAAAGACCACGGCGATATCAGCGGCGTCTAGGGCGCCTTTATATCCCTTTAGGAATTCCGGTTCAAAACTACTGTAGGTATGCAGTTCGAGACAGGCAACCAGTTTTCTCTCGGGATACTGTTCCCTTACCGCTCGCGTGGTGGCGGCCACCTTGCTGGGAGCATGGGCAAAATCTTTATACAAAACGCTCGATTTTCCCTCGGCCAATTTTTCCAAGCGTTTCGATGCCCCGGTGAAGGTCGCGATGGCCTCGTAAAAATCGGCCTCGTCGATGCCCATGTTCTGACAGATCCATTTGGCCCCGGCAAGATTGCTCAGGTTATGCTTCCCGAAAACCTCAATGGGCATAGGACCTTCGGGGGTATCCAAAAGCGTCTGTCCGTTTTCCACCTCATAATCTGGAGTCGAATAGGGCAACTTTCGGATGGCGTTGTCGGAAGCCTCGACCACTTTTTTGACCTCATCGTCTTCAGCATTATAGGTAATGCTTCCCCCTTTAACGATACCATCCACAAAAATCCTGAACTGTTCCACGTATGTTTCAAAAGTGGGAAATACATTGACATGGTCCCACGCGATTCCACTTAACAAGGCAATATTGGGCTTGTAAAGGTGAAATTTGGGTCGCCGGTCGATGGGGGAGGACAAATATTCGTCCCCTTCCAAAACTATAAAATCGTTATCATCGGTAAGGTGCACCATCCGGTCGAACCCCCCTAATTGGGCCCCGACCATATAATCGACATTCCGGCCGTGGTAGTCCAGCACGTGCAAGATCATAGAGGTTATGGTGGTCTTTCCGTGGCTTCCCCCGATGACGACCCGGGTCTTTTCTTTGGAATGTTCGTACAGGTATTCGGGATACGAATAGATTTTGAGTCCCAGTTCTTGGGCCCGCAACAATTCGGGATTATCGGGCTTGGCATGCATCCCCAAGATTACGGCATCAAGGGTTTCCCGGATTTTTGTCGGAAACCATCCCATTTTCTCCGGGAGCAATCCCTTTTCCGCCAAGCGGCCTTTAGAGGGCTCAAAAACTACGTCATCGCTTCCGGTTATCATATAGCCCTTGTCCTTCAGTGCCAATGCCAAATTGTGCATGGTGCTTCCGCCAATGGCAATAAAGTGGATTTGCATTTCCTATCAATTTTCACCAAAGGTAAGAAAGGGTGGCGAAATTTTCCTGTCCCCGGAGTATTAACCAAAAAACTCTACAAAACGTTGCATTCGTTCGTTCATTGTACGCCAATGCGCTTTCGGATTTTGAAACTCGGGTCTCGCGAATACTAAATTGGTGGAAAGGTTGCGTATTTTGTCCGAGGTCTTACCCGCGTTCTATTTCTTATTATCTTCGTAATTCAATCTGAATCTATGTCGCTCAATCTCTCCAAAATACCCTCCAAAGAAATCATGCCCGGTTACCACGGTCGATTGGTTCATACGGAAAACATGAGCCTCGCTTTTTGGGAAGTCGATGAGGGTGCGGAGGTCCCCGAACACTCGCACATGAACGAGCAGGTGATGCACGTAATCGAGGGCAGGTTCGAGTTTACATTAAATGGGGACACCCAAGTGTATCACCCAGGGGATATAGTGATCATCGCACCCTATAAAAAACATAGTGGTCGCGCGTTGACCCCCTGTAAACTAATGGATGCATTTAGTCCGGTAAGGGAAGAGTATAAGTAGGTAGTGAATTAGTGGCTAGTGGCCAGTAAAAAAAACAGACTGCCAAACCGCTCCGCCGACAGACGGGCCCGGAAAAACTAACTTCCGGTCTTTAAGGTAGGATTATTGAAGCGAGTTAACATCTAAAACGCAAAAGCATGAAAATAAATTTAACTGGAAAAACCGCCCTGGTCGGTGGGAGTAGCGGCGGAATCGGCAAGGCAGTGGCCGAACAGCTGGCGGAAAGTGGCGCCAGCGTAACCCTGATGTCCCACAGCGGGAACAAATTGAAATCCATTGTCGCTGGACTTTCTACAGATCAGGGACAGGTCCATAATTATTTAGTGGTGGATTTTTCCGATTTCGAAGGATATAAAGTACTGATTTCGGACTTCTTTGCAACCAATTCGGTAGATATTTTGGTCAATAATACTCAAGGTCCCGATGCCGGGAACACGTTGGACAAACAAGTGCCCGATTATCAGGAAGCCTTTGACCTGCTCTTCAAAACAGTGGTCTTTACCACTGAATTGGCACTAAAGCATATGATAAAAAACAAATGGGGCCGCATTATCAATGCGGCCTCCGTTTCCGTGAAGGAACCATTATCGTACCTGGCCCTTTCCAACACCATTCGGGCAGCGGTCGTCACCTGGGCCAAATCATTGGCCAGCGATGTGGGCGAGCACAACATCACGGTCAATAGCATTCTAACGGGTTATTTCGATACGGACCGTATCAACCAGCTCAATACCAAAAAGGCAGAACAACAGGGCATACCGCAAGAAGAGGTAAGGTCTGATATGGAATCCAAGGTACCCCTAAAACGTATCGGCGACCCAAAGGAATATGGCTATCTGGTCACGTATTTGGCATCCGAACAGGCCGCATTCATTACCGGCACCCAAATTCCCATCGACGGGGGATTGTTGAAGTCGCTTTGATATTTTCTTGCCCCTTTGGGCAGCTGTATATTTCTTCGGCCAATTCAGTTCCCCCTATCAACTTACAAAACAGAGTTGGCTTTCGTTGTAATTGCAATTAAAAGTGTAGGCATGAACCTCTCTTTGAAAACCTACATACTATTTGCGTCGTATCTCATTCAGTAAAATCGCCGCCGCCATTGCCACGTTCAGGCTTTCGGCGGATTTCCTCTCGGAACGATCGGTGTGTCCGGGCCGGGGAATACTGAGTTTCTTCGAAACCTGACGTTCTACTTCTGGGGAAATACCGTTGGATTCGTTGCCCATCACCAAAATCCCTTTTTTTGGCAACTCCGCTTCGTAAACCGCTTCCCCCTCCATAAAAGCACCAAAAACGGGCAGGTCGGATTTTTCCAAGAAATCCTCTAAATCGGTATAGCCGACCGCTACCCTGGCGATGGAACCCATGGTAGCCTGCAAAGTTTTCGGATTGTAGCAATCTACCGTATTTTCGGAGCATACAAGATGACTGATGCCGAACCAATCACATAAACGGATGATGGTACCCAAGTTTCCCGGATCGCGCACATCGTCAACGGCCAGTATCCAGTCTGAAAAATCAAGATTTCCCGCATTGGGTATTTCGAACACCCCTACAACGGTGTTGGGAGATTTTAGCCCGCTCATCTGACCCAGTTCGGCCTCGGTAATGGCTTCAATTGCCCCGTTGTTACCGTCGAAGACCGAAAGATCCGTGGTAAATATCCGATACGTCTTAAAAGAAGAGAGCAGTAACTCCCGCACCAATTTTATACCTTCCGCCACGAACAGACCGTGCCGGTTGCGATATTTTTTTTGACCAAGGCTTTTTACGAACTTTATTTGCTTTTTACTGACCATAAAGATGATATTTCGGTTAAAATCTATCCCATTATCCGGGGACTATCCTACTATCCACGGGCGTCCCATTATTCTTCCGCGGTCCGGTAAATGAACGGTACGGACATATTCATTAAATTAATCCCACCCTAGTTGACCCATCTCGCCTAACTTTCGACCCGATTTCCGGCAATTCGCGCAATTCGTGCAATTCGTATCCAAATCCCTCAAACATTACATGATTTCAATGTATTTTTGGTGGCTATGGGCATATTGTTTCGCTTTACCAAAATCACCGCTAAAATAGGCCTATTATTTATAGCTGTGGCAATCAACTCTTGTGATACCCTGAAACGGGTAGGTGGAAACCAGTTGTTGCTCAAAGAAAACAATATTTACGTCGACAGCGTCGAGATCAATGACGCCGATGTAGAAAGTCTCGTACTGCAAGAGCCGAACCGTACCATCTTGGGATACCCGCTTCGGCTCAACCTTTATAATTTAGCGAAACAGAATCCCGATTCATCCTATCGGAATTGGCTACATCGTAAAGAAAAAAGGGAACAGCGGCTGGTCAACCTTCTATCAAAAAAACAGGTCGACCGATTGGGGGAATCCTTTTTAGTCAAGGGTCTCAGCGAATGGCTCAAGAAAACGGGAGAAAAACCAGTAATACTTGATACCGTTAAGACCCGAAGAACCTTAG
Encoded here:
- a CDS encoding DUF7033 domain-containing protein; amino-acid sequence: MLLIYTHKITPRFTYTMKQVFTRILGLKITFTTKVEDFIKHAGPKITYTKQPLQNEFFIRSNDLLFEQGINDFEIKISEWDGVPCFFDAGDRSSIPFDIFSASFYLISRYEEYLPHVKDHHGRFPPKESLAYKHVFLQSPVVDIWAFKFLEALKVKFPDLERKSRYYTYTSLIDVNTSHAFAYRGFVRGVSGLLYDLASLKFSRVAERVKVWLYPKRDPYDNFDSLVELHKKFKIKSIFFFQFATYSTYDKNVSPNSNKFRFLIKSIADYSIVALAASYSSFSDFNLLKKEKKRLSGVINRPIDTCRMRYNRTHLPDTYRTLIEAGFSDDYTMGYTNEPGFRAGTCTPFYFYDMNLEIQQPIRIHPFTFHDYAFTSVGGRDAVLKRMETLNKEVKKVNGNFVTVFSNELLGNDHKVDWMDLYETVLERYNQ
- the radC gene encoding RadC family protein yields the protein MQEKRSSFSIKYWSDDDKPREKLVQKGKSALSDAELIAILIGSGSRNESAVALSKRILAGVDNNLNELGKLSIKQLKVFKGIGEAKAISIIAGLEIGRRRRGEAIKKITKINSSRDAFELLRPRIGDLEHEEFWILYLNNANKVLHLASLSKGGLTSTLVDVRLAMRQALEHGAVALVLAHNHPSGTLRPSKGDRDVTAKLKGAALTLDITVLDHIIVTEKDYFSFADEGVL
- a CDS encoding UDP-N-acetylmuramate--L-alanine ligase, translating into MQIHFIAIGGSTMHNLALALKDKGYMITGSDDVVFEPSKGRLAEKGLLPEKMGWFPTKIRETLDAVILGMHAKPDNPELLRAQELGLKIYSYPEYLYEHSKEKTRVVIGGSHGKTTITSMILHVLDYHGRNVDYMVGAQLGGFDRMVHLTDDNDFIVLEGDEYLSSPIDRRPKFHLYKPNIALLSGIAWDHVNVFPTFETYVEQFRIFVDGIVKGGSITYNAEDDEVKKVVEASDNAIRKLPYSTPDYEVENGQTLLDTPEGPMPIEVFGKHNLSNLAGAKWICQNMGIDEADFYEAIATFTGASKRLEKLAEGKSSVLYKDFAHAPSKVAATTRAVREQYPERKLVACLELHTYSSFEPEFLKGYKGALDAADIAVVFYLPESVAIKKLDPVSPEQISEAFERKDLRIFTDATAFKDFIFEQDYKNSVLLLMSSGNYGGLDLEAVGGAVK
- a CDS encoding cupin domain-containing protein — its product is MSLNLSKIPSKEIMPGYHGRLVHTENMSLAFWEVDEGAEVPEHSHMNEQVMHVIEGRFEFTLNGDTQVYHPGDIVIIAPYKKHSGRALTPCKLMDAFSPVREEYK
- a CDS encoding SDR family oxidoreductase: MKINLTGKTALVGGSSGGIGKAVAEQLAESGASVTLMSHSGNKLKSIVAGLSTDQGQVHNYLVVDFSDFEGYKVLISDFFATNSVDILVNNTQGPDAGNTLDKQVPDYQEAFDLLFKTVVFTTELALKHMIKNKWGRIINAASVSVKEPLSYLALSNTIRAAVVTWAKSLASDVGEHNITVNSILTGYFDTDRINQLNTKKAEQQGIPQEEVRSDMESKVPLKRIGDPKEYGYLVTYLASEQAAFITGTQIPIDGGLLKSL
- a CDS encoding TrmH family RNA methyltransferase; the protein is MVSKKQIKFVKSLGQKKYRNRHGLFVAEGIKLVRELLLSSFKTYRIFTTDLSVFDGNNGAIEAITEAELGQMSGLKSPNTVVGVFEIPNAGNLDFSDWILAVDDVRDPGNLGTIIRLCDWFGISHLVCSENTVDCYNPKTLQATMGSIARVAVGYTDLEDFLEKSDLPVFGAFMEGEAVYEAELPKKGILVMGNESNGISPEVERQVSKKLSIPRPGHTDRSERKSAESLNVAMAAAILLNEIRRK